In one window of Vicia villosa cultivar HV-30 ecotype Madison, WI unplaced genomic scaffold, Vvil1.0 ctg.003239F_1_1, whole genome shotgun sequence DNA:
- the LOC131640615 gene encoding uncharacterized protein LOC131640615, producing the protein MASTQPLTSLLSSQGRPMSGSPSFIRPPVDFSYPFQQTAEYSFPPNTQVPPGFQLTGGSASFPPNTKVPPGFQQTEGSHTLYPTQVPLSFQQIQGPPRFQQTGGSHTPHPTHIPAREDDHVEPGGDDTVQDEDDVQSDGDDVQGEDDPSEIHIIDGRYYIWPAGNSFGPSRTAARCVYYVIQQMYKEAWTTIGDVPNKNAWFNRFKEKCTWDPMSEKLVKKNYFSRTSKRLSDTLRNVRKRWERDGSRPEWLGQEVLEKLIAYWNSKEFKAKSENAKKMRAKRLGRQPLMIELVKETRTKKSGDLVDERTRKALEDYQTKLVYFLVANPKYTPREGEPLHTDVDFYIWSEVVDGKGPNGCFFGAGNLAGSLRSGDRNLFQRVRDGEGSSRPTQLTPQVMETIRQLALTEARRELAQREAELKAQMDEREAALKAQVEGQQRQIEAMAKMQVEMQQQQIEPMAKMQAEMQQQMRLFMQSQQSGGQPSRGNVGAADTEEENDDDFNLDNYPDPGDDFLG; encoded by the exons ATGGCCAGTACCCAACCTCTTACGTCATTACTCTCCTCTCAGGGGAGGCCTATGTCTGGGTCACCATCTTTTATTCGCCCACCTGTGGACTTTAGTTATCCGTTTCAGCAGACTGCAGAATATAGTTTTCCACCTAACACACAGGTGCCCCCAGGATTCCAGCTGACTGGAGGATCTGCTAGCTTTCCACCTAACACAAAAGTGCCCCCAGGATTCCAGCAGACTGAAGGATCCCACACTCTATATCCCACACAGGTGCCCTTATCCTTCCAGCAGATACAGGGGCCCCCACGCTTCCAGCAGACTGGGGGATCCCACACCCCGCATCCCACTCATATACCTGCACGTGAGGATGATCATGTGGAGCCGGGTGGGGATGATACTGTGCAGGATGAAGATGATGTTCAGTCTGATGGTGATGATGTTCAGGGGGAGGATGATCCGAGTgagattcatatcattgacggTAGATATTATATTTGGCCTGCTGGAAATTC GTTTgggccgagtcggactgctgccagGTGTGTGTACTATGTGATTCAGCAAATGTATAAAGAAGCTTGGACGACTATTGGAGATGTTCCAAATAAAAATGCTTGGTTTAATCGTTTTAag GAAAAGTGTACGTGGGATCCAATGAGCGAgaaacttgttaaaaaaaattatttcagcaGAACATCAAAAAGACTTTCTGACACGTTGCGAAatgttagaaagcgttgggaacgtGATGGTAGTCGTCCCGAGTGGTTGGGCCAAGAAGTTCTTGAGAAACTTATTGCATATTGGAATTCAAAGGAATTTAAAGCTAAATCTGAAAATGCTAAaaaaatgagg gctAAAAGGTTGGGGAGGCAACCACTCATGATCGAGTTGGTTAAAGAAACTAGGACAAAAAAATCGGGTGATTTGGTTGACGAGCGTACTCGAAAAGCTTTG gaggattatcaaACAAAGCTTGTGTATTTTTTGGTCGCTAATCCCAAATATACTCCTAGAGAAGGAGAGCCGCTTCATACAgatgttgatttttatatttggagTGAAGTCGTTGACGGAAAAGGGCCTAATGGATGTTTTTTTGGTGCGGGAAATTTGGCGGGAAGCTTGAGAAGTGGTGatcgaaatttatttcaaagagttaGAGATGGGGAAGGATCGTCACGTCCAACACAATTGACACCGCAAGTAATGGAAACAATAAGACAGTTGGCTCTAACTGAGGCGAGACGCGAGTTAGCGCAACGTGAGGCGGAGCTAAAGGCCCAAATGGATGAACGTGAGGCGGCGCTAAAAGCACAAGTGGAGGGGCAACAACGACAAATAGAGGCAATGGCGAAGATGCAAGTAGagatgcaacaacaacaaatagagcCAATGGCGAAGATGCAAGCAGAGATGCAACAACAAATGCGGTTATTTATGCAGTCTCAACAAAGTGGTGGTCAACCGTCTAGAGGAAACGTGGGAGCAGCTGACACTGAGGaagagaatgatgatgatttcaACCTTGATAATTATCCCGATCCCGGTGATGATTTTttaggatga